Proteins co-encoded in one Stomoxys calcitrans chromosome 5, idStoCalc2.1, whole genome shotgun sequence genomic window:
- the LOC131998080 gene encoding protamine-like, with translation MENSRNPFFLFLNECRKDLDREGYSQTESARLAGEEWRQMTQKDKQPYVELAVINRNQTDEMTGAAPSRRRRRSRKGARKASSSTSSRRRRRSTSSARKSQVKGQKRRRSRSSKK, from the coding sequence atggaaaattctcGAAACCCTTTTTTCCTGTTTCTAAATGAATGCCGCAAGGACTTGGATAGAGAAGGTTACAGTCAAACGGAATCTGCGCGTTTGGCTGGAGAAGAATGGCGTCAAATGACTCAAAAAGACAAGCAGCCTTATGTGGAATTGGCCGTAATCAACCGCAACCAAACGGATGAAATGACTGGAGCAGCCCCTAGTCGACGAAGACGTCGATCTAGAAAAGGTGCCAGAAAAGCTAGTAGTTCAACAAGCTCAAGACGTCGCCGCCGTTCTACTAGTTCTGCCAGGAAAAGTCAAGTAAAAGGTCAAAAACGTCGCCGTTCAAGGTCCAGCAAGAAGTAG